GGTGCCCCGCCCCTTTCCTGGTGATTTACGAGTGCCCCACCCcttttaggtgatttttttttttttttatgtgtgccTCTCCCCTTCCCAAGTGATTTACATATGTTCCCCGCTCCTTTCAGGGTAATTTACATGTAATGCCCCGCCCCTTTCCGGGTGATTTACGAGTGCCTCTCCCCTTCTCAAGTGATTTACATGTGTCCCGCCCCGTTCCGGGTGATTTACATGCGTGCCCTGGCCCTTTCCCAGTGATACTTTTGTGCTGCCTCTTTCCGGGTGATTTACGTGTGTGCCTCTCCCCAAGTGATTTACATGTGTGCCCTGTCCGTTTTAAGGTGATTTACATGTGGTGCCCCGCCCCTTTCCGGGTGATTTACCTGTGTCCCATCCCTTTCCCGGTGATTTACATGTGGTGCCCCGCCCCTTTCCCGGTGATACCTGTGTGCCCCGCCCATGAGGGGACGTCTTTAAAGAACCTGGACCCGCCCTCAGTCCAAGTGATTTACATTTGCGGCCCCGCCCCTCTGGGAAACTTACGAGAACCTGGCCCCTCAGTCCAAATCATTTGCATGTTCGGCCCCATCCCTCGGGGGCCTTAAAGAACCAAGATGCCTGCGGACCCTTCCCCCACGGAGACCAGGCCCCTACTGCTCTAAAAGTGTTCTCAGACACTTCCCTCTGCAGCCGCTCCCAGAGTAAACGGCGGCTCCGCCGGGTCGGAGTCCACCTGAGGCGTTCAGGGCCAGAAAGACTCCTGGGGCTGCAGCACTCTGCAGCCCCGCCTCGGCTGGCCCCGCGGTGGCTGAGTCTGGCCCGGCCCCAGGACCACGTCCGGCCGGCGGTGGCGCACAGTATTTGACGAATGGGACTGCGGGAGCCGCCGCCTCTGCAAGGGGCACCGCCTGGCCACGCCCTCGGGCTCTCTTAAAGGAGccgcacccccaccccagggcaaTCATCGGACCCGGACCAGGCCTCCGGGTGACACATCCGGCTCTCAGAGGCGCCAGGACCCTATCATTCATCCCTTTCCACGTGCAAAGTGAAAAGTCAGAGCCCGGGCACACACCTTGGCCGTTTATGTATACAGAAGTGGGGTGCCGGGCGGGAAGGGCGCGGGGAATGAGGGAACCTAGAGGCCGATGACGTCGTTCAGCTCGAGGTCCGCGTTGGGGCGGCAGCGGGCCTGGGGGGGCTGCGTCCCGGGGCGGGGTTCCGCGTCGGGCTTGGCGGCAGCCGCCTCCGGGCGCGCCGCGTCCATGACGCCCAGCACCGCGTCCAGCATGGAGGGCCCCAGATCCAGGTGGAAGGACAGCAGCGGGTCGGCAGGCGAGGGCGCTGCGGACTGCGGGACGGCGGGCGGCGGCGGGGAGCGCGGGGCCCCCGCGGGGGGCGCCCGGGGCTCGGGGGGCGGCCCGCCGCCGTGGCGGCTCAGGAACGAGGTGTCCCCGAAGGCGTCGCCGCCGCGCCCCACGTGCAGCGTGTGCCGGAAGTCGCCGAGCGGCGCGGAGATGGACAGGGCGCCGCGATCAGGCCGCTTCTTGGGCTGCGCGGGGCCCAGCTGCTTCAGCACGGGCATCTGCGAGGGGCACGGGAGGGTCAGCGCGGCCCCAGCCCGGGGCTCGCAGCCACGCGACTGCTCAAAGGACGATGGGGGACGGTtcccgttttttgttttttgatttttgtttttgagacggagtctcgcccatgctggagttcaatggcgccatcccggctcaccgcaacctccgcctcccgggttcaggcgattcttcctcctcagtctcccgagtagctgggattacaggcacccgccaccatacccagccaatttttgtatttttgtagagacggggtttcacaatgttggccaggctggtcttgaactcctgacctcaggtgatcaacccgcctcagtctcccaaaatgctgggataacaggcgtgagccaccgcgcccggcctcccgtTTCACAGATGGGGTAAGATGAGACTCCAGGAGGTCCCATGGGCACAGCTGCTGAGCTCACATTTGGATCTAACCTGACTCCAGAATGCCTATGAACACCATGCTATGCCGATCCTCCTGAGAGCGAATACTTGAGCCTTCCTAGAGGTCAAGTAACAAATATTTCACAAACCCTTCAGAGTGCTTCCCAGACTTGACTGATAGAAAACTCCAGCTTGTTggcccgggtgcggtggctcactcctgtaatcccagcaccttgggaggccgaggcgggcggatcgcttgaggccaggagttcgagaccagcctgagcaacatggtgaaaccccatctctataaaaaatgcaaaaattagcggggcatggtggcgcatgcctgtaatcccagctaaagtaggagaatcgcttgaaccccggaggcggaggttgcagggagccgagatcgtgtcactgtattggccactgcactccagcctgggcaacaggagtgaaaccctgtctcaataaaaagaaaaagaaaactccagctTGTCAAAAATGGAAATTCCCAGGCTCCTGTTCTGAAGACAGGGCTGACTCTGTCCATTAAGCAAAGCAGATCCTGCCTAGAGCCCACCACGCACACGAGGAAGAGGCCCAGGTGGGCTTTGCCTAGGGTGCATTTTATGATTTGAATTACAGTCCTTGGTATCTGTGGGTTCCGCATCAGCAGATTCAATCAACTGCTGATAAaaaatactggggaaaaaatacagtaataaaaaatGAGTACAAGTTTCAAACAATATAACAATTATTTGcaaagcatttacattgtattatgcattataagtaatctagagatgatttaaagtgtaggagaggatgtacataggttatatgcaaatactaggGCATTTATATAAGAGACTTAAACATCTGCATATTTGGGTATCCATAGGGGTCCCAGAACCAGTCCCATCACTGCTACCAAGGGGCAACTGtacctgatcttttttttttttttttgagacgctaatttttgtatttttagtagagacagggtttcaccatgttggtcaggctggtcttgaactcctgacctcgtgatctgcccgcctcggcctcccgaagtgctgggattacaggcatgagccaccacgcctggccaactgtACCTGATCTTGAGACTACAACCTAACAATATGATGtcttatgttttctaaaataataatataaattccctagccaggcatggtggctcacacctgtaatcccagcacttttggaggctgaagcgggtggatcacctgaggtcaggactttgagaccagcctgaccaacatggtgaaactccatctctactaaaaaaaaaatacaaaattagctggttgtggtggtgcatgcctgtaatcccagctacttgagaggctgaggcaggagaatcgcttgaacttgggaggcagaggttgtggtgagctgagatcgcgccattgcattccagcctgggtgacagagtatgactctgtctcaaaaaaaaaataaaaagccctatgttaaaaaaaatgggaagaattgCATAAATTTGAAGCTGGCAGCATCTGCATTGTAAACTAGGTGCTTTATTGCCCATAGCTgcaccaaattcttttttttttttttttgagacggagtcttgttctgttgcccaggctggggt
The DNA window shown above is from Homo sapiens chromosome 19, GRCh38.p14 Primary Assembly and carries:
- the CDC42EP5 gene encoding cdc42 effector protein 5, producing MPVLKQLGPAQPKKRPDRGALSISAPLGDFRHTLHVGRGGDAFGDTSFLSRHGGGPPPEPRAPPAGAPRSPPPPAVPQSAAPSPADPLLSFHLDLGPSMLDAVLGVMDAARPEAAAAKPDAEPRPGTQPPQARCRPNADLELNDVIGL